The following coding sequences lie in one Rutidosis leptorrhynchoides isolate AG116_Rl617_1_P2 chromosome 6, CSIRO_AGI_Rlap_v1, whole genome shotgun sequence genomic window:
- the LOC139854770 gene encoding uncharacterized protein has protein sequence MRPVNRSPRLNMIPIHAAWPFCKWGIDIVGLFPRGVENVKFLVIAIDYFTKWVEDIVCRFGLPREIVSDNGTQFAQNPFKDWCADMDIQQSFTYVAYPQANEQVEVTNRDIVAGIKARLGKH, from the exons AGATCCCCTCGTCTTAACATGATTCCTATACACGCCGCCTGGCCGTTCTGCAAATGGGGGATCGACATAGTCGGTCTATTCCCAAgaggtgtcgaaaacgttaaattcCTAGTCATCGCAATTGACTACTTTACAAAATGGGTCGAG GACATTGTTTGTCGTTTCGGTTTACCACGAGAGATAGTCAGCGACAACGGCACACAGTTTGCACAGAATCCATTTAAAGACTGGTGTGCAGACATGGACATTCAGCAGTCATTTACTTATGTGGCCTACCCACAGGCCAACGAACAAGTCGAGGTCACTAACAGAGACATCGTTGCTGGAATAAAAGCAAGACTAGGTAaacactga